TGGACTTGTTCCCAGCACCGGAAATCTGTTTCCCGGCATCTACCGCGATATGCTGAAGGCTGTCGAAGAGGGCGACGAAGAGAAGGCGTTTTATTATCAGAACCAGTCCGATCTGTTTGGCCACGTGTACCAGTCGGGTCGAACGCTGGGCGAGTCATTATGGGCGCTTAAAGTGCTGATGCAGGAGAATGGCCTTTGCGGTACGACCATGATGCCCCCGTTGCAACCTCTTTCCGAACAGGAAGAAACCGAGCTAAAAACCGCCTTCGCCGACCTGCTGGTTAAGGAAGAGATACAACTATAAGTTCGCCGTTTACAGCCTTCGGGTTACGGTTGGCAGATGCTAAAACTGTTGTCAGTAATGCGGGTGGAAACCCGCGATTTCTAAAGTTAGCGGGTTTCCACCCGCATTACACGATGAACACAACTAATAAACCGATAATCGGCATTACAATGGGTGACCCGGCCAGCATTGGCCCCGAAATCGCTGTGAAAGCCCTGCTGAATCCTGCTGTTTACGAGCTATGTAATCCTATTCTGGTGGGCGATGCGGACGTTTTTCGGGATATTACCGAACGGCTAGCCCTCAATGCCCTCATCAATCCAGTTCAGGCTGTCGATGAGGCAAAATTTGAACTGGGTACGGTCGATGTATACGATCTGGCGAATGTCGATCTGGCGCAGTTGACATTCGGCGAAATATCGGCGATGGCCGGAGAAGCAGCTTTTGCTTCCGTCAAAACCGTGATCGAGCTGGCCCTGGCCGACAAAATCGACGCGACCGTAACCGGGCCAATCAACAAGAAATCCATCAACGAAGCGGGGCATCATTTTGCGGGGCATACCGAAATCTACGCGCATTATACCAACACCAAAAAATACGGGATGCTGCTGGTGGAAGACCAAATGAAAGTGATTCACGTATCAACCCACGTATCGCTTCGACAAGCCTGTGATCTGGTCAAAAAAGACCGGATTCTGGAAGTGATCGAGTTACTGCACAACGGGCTGATCTCACTGGGCGAAACCAATCTGAAAATTGGCGTAGCGGGTCTGAACCCACACGCGGGCGATTCGGGGCTTTTTGGGACAGAAGACGACGAGGAAATTCTGCCAGCCGTGCTGGAAGCGAAACGGCGTGGTTTTGATGTGGAAGGTCCGGTTCCGGCCGATACCCTATTCTCGAAAGCAGCAACGGGCTATTACGGCGGTGTTGTGGCCATGTACCACGACCAGGGACACATTCCATTCAAGCTGACCGGCTTCAAATGGAACGCCGAAAAAAAGCAGATGGACAGCGTAAAAGGGGTTAATATTACGATGGGCTTACCCATCATCCGCACGTCGGTCGATCATGGAACCGCCTTCGAAATTGCCGGAAAAGGCGTCGCCAGCCCCGATGCCATGGTGTTAGCCATTGAGTCGGCGGTGAGGTTATCAAAAGAGCGAAAGAGTGAAAGAGCGAAAGAGCGGCAGTTGGTATAATCTTTTCTATCGTTCAGCAATCCACGCTTTCGCTCTTTCACTCTATCGCTCTTTAAACTATGCTTGCTGTTGTTGCTGATGATTTGACGGGAGCCGCTGAGCTGGCGGGGATTGGCGTTACTTATGGGTTGACCGTAGAACTTGCCATGTTCGTCAACCTCCGATCAAAAGCGGATTTGCTGGTGATTTCGACCGATGCCCGTTCAGTTTCGGAAAAGGAGGCCGTTCGGGAAATGACGGGTGTGAGTGCAGCTTTACGCATGATGAATCCCGAACTGATTTTTAAAAAAGTTGATTCGGTACTTCGTGGACATGTCATTGCCGAAACGAAAGCGCAGTTGACGGTTCTTGGTCTGGAACGGGCATTTATTGTTCCGGCCAATCCGGCCTTGGGTAGAATCCTGATCGACGGGCATTATTACGTTCAGGGGCAACCGATCCACCAGACCCATTTTTCAAAAGACCCGGAATTCCCGATAACGGAATCGAATGTCATGAAGCGATTAGCGGTGAATGAGGCACCAATGGCTGTTCAATCTGCTACAGCAACGTTGCCTGAACGGGGGATTGTCATTGGTGAGGTGGGCACGCAGGGTGATCTGATGACCTGGGCTAACCGACTTGACGAACAGACCCTACCGGCTGGTGGAGCTGGTTTTTTTACCGCTATTCTGGAGGCTCGTTACGCCCTCAAAAAAACGGCTCGTCTGTCGGGAGCATTGGGCGTATGCAGACTTTATGTGTGTGGAAGCGCCTTTGGACACCGTGTTGAGCTGGTAAAAAATGCAGCCATGGCCGGAAATTTCGTTTGTTATATGCCAGATGCTCTGATGGCATCCGCCGACGAGCACCCCGTCGAATTAGCCGATTGGGTGTCCAGTATTGTTACATGTTTTCAACGGCATGAGCAGGTTATTATGGCAATTAATGCCGATTCGAACGTTGATACGCAGGGATTAGCAATCCAGTTACGGACAACCCTGGCAAAAGCTGTAAAGCGCGTGCTTGGCCAGATTCCCGTAGACGAATTGATTATCGAAGGTGGCTCAACAGCATCGGCTGTGCTGCGCGAAATGGGCGTTAATCGGCTGTCTCCAACGCAGGAATTGGCCGCTGGTGTTGTCCGAAGTGCTGTTGTTGGCAATAGCCATTTGCATATAACCGTAAAGCCAGGCAGTTACCGCTGGCCAACTGATTTATGGGCATTTCATGGTCATTGAATGCTGCATAATAAACGTTTTCTATCTTTTTTTCTGTCATTCCGAGGAACGAGGAATCTTCGGGCGAGGAAGAAAACACGATGCTTAGCCGAAGATTCCTCGTTCCTCGGAATGACAGAAAACGTTTATTACAATGTATAGAATGACATGCCATTAATGACACTAAATGACGATTTAAATGTCAAACCCGACCTTAAACGTAATTGATTTCCTGATAATTGGCGCCGTGTTGATTATCAATCTGTATTTCGGGCTTCGCTACGCCCGCAACCAGCGCACAACCGAAACCTATTTTGCCGCTCGTGGCCGGGTACCTGCCTGGGCCATCGGGATGTCGCTGCTGGCGACGCTGATCAGCAGCGTTACGTTTCTGGGGTATCCCAGCGAAGGCTTTTCATCGAACTGGCTTTTGTTGGTGCAGGGCCTGATGGTACCTATCGTGCTGCTCGGAACGATCTGGTTCATTGTTCCGCTGTATCGTAAAGCAATCGGTCTGAGTACCTACGAATATTTCGAAAAAAGGTTTGGTGCGTTTGCCCGCTACTATAGCTCCACAGCGTTCGTCCTCAGGCAGTTTTCGTCGATGGGAACGGTTTTCTTTCTCCTGTCGGTAGCCCTCACCAACATGACCGGTGGCGACACGTTCTACATCATTGTTGTCGTCGGCCTGATCATCATCACTGTAAACCTGCTGGGCGGTATCGAAGCGGTTATCTGGCTCGATGTGTTTCAGGGCTTTATGCTCTTTGCGAGTGGTATTCTCTGCGTCGTGGTCATTCTGCTTTCGGTCAAGGGCGGCTTTTCGGAGGTTATCAACGTCGCTTCGGCCAACGGACGAACCGGCTTCGGGCCGTACGATCTGGACTTTACGAAGCTGACCTTCGTAGTAATGGCCATCAACGGTATGTTCTACGCCATCCAGAAATATGGAACCGACCAGACGGTAGTGCAGCGGTACCTGACTGCCAAAACCGACAAAGCCGCCATCCGGGCGTCGATACTGGGCATTTCGCTGACCGTTCCGGTCTGGGCGTTGTTTATGTTTATTGGCACCGCTCTGTTCGTCTATTACAAGCAGCAGCCACTTCCAGAAGGCATGCGCCCGGACGCGGTGTTCCCGTATTTTATCATGACCCGATTCCCGACGGGCGTGGTTGGGTTCATTCTGGCGGCCATGATCTCAGCCGCTATTTGTAGCCTTAGCGCCGATCTGAACTCACTGGCTGCTGTTGGTCTGGAAGATTTCTACAAAAAATTACGGCCAACCCGTACCGACCGCGAGTACCTGACTGTTAGCAAAACGATTGTCGTCGTATCGGGCCTGATTGCCATTGGCATCGGAGCCATCTATTTGCAGGCCGGTAACGAAGGCGTTCTGGGCATTGTCTTTACGCTATACGCCATTTTTTCGGGCGGTATTGTCGGTATTTTTCTGCTGGGTATATTCAGCGCACGGGCCAACAAACAGGGTGTTAACATGGCCATAGTCGTCTGCATATTGTTTACGGCCTATGCCTTTCTGACCTCCACCCAAATCGGTTATGGCGACGGAAAAAAACTCCTGCTTGACCTCGGAGTGTATAATTTCACACACCACAAACTGATGCTGGGCGTATACAGTCACCTGATCGTGATTGGCGTGGGATATGTTGCCAGTCTGTTTTTTCCTAAACCCGAACTGGACGCTAATTTGCTGTATAGCGGCTGGCGGAAACAGTCGAAAGCAAAGCTGGCAGAAGGTACGTCGAAACGTACAGCATATGGCAACGCAGGAAAAATCACTGCTGTTCTGCTGCTGATCAGTAGTATCGCTACAGTGGCTCAAACGTCTGACGATCTATTCAGAAAGCCACTCAAAGACGTTGTTCACCAGGCCGAAAGCCGGGAATTGGTCAGAATTCGGTATCCTGAAGAGTTGGTGAAAGACAAATATGGGTAAATCTGTAAAAACGGACCGCTTCGATTTCTATAGTAGGTTTGACCTGTATTGACCAGATGAATACTCAAAGGGGACTACGCCAGCATGACAGTCGGACGGCCGATGTCGCTATTTTTTTTGGATCAGTAATGGCCTTCAATTCATTCGTAATGATCGTAACTCAGTGGCGATGGCTGGTCCAATGTCCCTAACCGATAGTACATAAGCGCATCGGGTAAATTAGGCTTATAACTATTGTCATTTTCTGAACCAGTGTTTAGAAAATGTAAAATGAAAGTGGATGAATGTTTTTATAGGCCGTAGAATGATGATATATCGGTATGTTTCGGCAATATCACTTAAAGTTGTGTGTATTTGGAAGCTATCTGAGGATAGGTGATTTCACGAATCACCCTTATCCGCACGACGCAGTCTTATCCTGGTGACCAAAAAACTAGTTCTAGCCTGAATTTTGTTTCAAATGTTAAATATCTATAAAACAGGCGGTTATTAACACTTCTTAACAAGTGTACTCAGCGAAGGAAGCAGCTATACCCTGTAGTTTTGGCGAGTTCTTACAAACTATTCATGTGGCTAAATCTACCGCTATATGCTTTCTTTCAAACGCCTGAATCGGCTTGTGGGCTGGCTCATATTTGCCATTGCGCTCGTGACCTATGCCATGACCGTCGAACGCACAGCCAGTTTCTGGGACTGTGGTGAGTTCATTGCTTCCTCGTTCAAACTTCAGATTCCTCACCCACCCGGCGCTCCGTTGTTTCTGATGCTGGGCCGGATTTTCTCCATGCTGTCGCTAGGGGATTTAACGCGAGTAGCTTACTGGATCAATATGGTCTCGGTCGTTGCCAGCGCCTTCACGATTCTGTTTCTATTCTGGACCATTAGCTTGCTCACGCAAAAGCTGTTAGCCACTCGATACGCCAGCCAGCCAGGCAGCGAGTACAGTCCGGCCGATAGCCGGTTGATTATTGGCTCCAGCGCTGTAGGCGCCTTGGCGTATACCTTCTCCGATACCTTCTGGTTTTCTGCTGTTGAAGCCGAAGTGTACGGCATGTCTTCGTTTTTTACGGCTATTGTGGTGTGGGCTACCTTTACTTGGGAACGTATTGAGGACGAGGCTACAGCCAATCGCTGGCTTATCCTGATTGCCTATCTGGTTGGCCTCTCGATAGGCGTTCATTTACTCAATCTGGTTATTCTACCTGCACTGACGCTTATTTATTACTTCCGCAAATGGTCTAAACCAACGTTCTGGGGGGGCGTAATGGCAATAGGCGTTGGGCTAGCTATATTGGGACTGATCAATGCATCGATTCCTGGGCTTCCGGCCATGGCTTTCGTGGTAGAGCGATTCGGTGTCAACACGGTAGGGTTACCCTTCAACTCCGGTACGATTTTATTTGTACTAGCGATGATCGGAGCCGTGACCTATGGTCTGGTTTGGTCCATACGTCGCCAAAAGGTGCTGCTGAATACAGCGCTGCTTGCGGTTGCCTTTCTACTGATTGGGTATGCTTCCTACATGCAGGTGCTGGTCCGGGCAGGCTATAACCCGCCCATCAATGAAAACGATCCCAGTGATATCCTCAAATTCCGGGCGTATCAGAATCGGGAGCAGTATGAAAGCCGTTCCTTGCTGTATGGCCCCATTTTTACGGCACGACCCATTGACTCAAAAAAGGGTGCGCCCATCTGGAAGCGCGATAAGGATAAATATATCATCGTCGATTATTACCCCGAATACATCTACGCTCCTGGCGACCAAATGCTGTTTCCCCGTATCTATAGTACGCACCTGAACCATCCTCAATTATACCGACAGTTGCTTGGACTGGCCGAAGGGCAGAAGCCGACCATGGGGGATAATCTGAGATTTCTGTTTACCTATCAGCTCAATCACATGTGGTGGCGCTACCTGATGTGGAATTTTGCCGGGCGGGAAAGCGATGTGGAAGGAGCTACATATCTGTTGCCTTGGTCA
This window of the Spirosoma aerolatum genome carries:
- a CDS encoding four-carbon acid sugar kinase family protein, encoding MLAVVADDLTGAAELAGIGVTYGLTVELAMFVNLRSKADLLVISTDARSVSEKEAVREMTGVSAALRMMNPELIFKKVDSVLRGHVIAETKAQLTVLGLERAFIVPANPALGRILIDGHYYVQGQPIHQTHFSKDPEFPITESNVMKRLAVNEAPMAVQSATATLPERGIVIGEVGTQGDLMTWANRLDEQTLPAGGAGFFTAILEARYALKKTARLSGALGVCRLYVCGSAFGHRVELVKNAAMAGNFVCYMPDALMASADEHPVELADWVSSIVTCFQRHEQVIMAINADSNVDTQGLAIQLRTTLAKAVKRVLGQIPVDELIIEGGSTASAVLREMGVNRLSPTQELAAGVVRSAVVGNSHLHITVKPGSYRWPTDLWAFHGH
- a CDS encoding sodium:solute symporter — translated: MSNPTLNVIDFLIIGAVLIINLYFGLRYARNQRTTETYFAARGRVPAWAIGMSLLATLISSVTFLGYPSEGFSSNWLLLVQGLMVPIVLLGTIWFIVPLYRKAIGLSTYEYFEKRFGAFARYYSSTAFVLRQFSSMGTVFFLLSVALTNMTGGDTFYIIVVVGLIIITVNLLGGIEAVIWLDVFQGFMLFASGILCVVVILLSVKGGFSEVINVASANGRTGFGPYDLDFTKLTFVVMAINGMFYAIQKYGTDQTVVQRYLTAKTDKAAIRASILGISLTVPVWALFMFIGTALFVYYKQQPLPEGMRPDAVFPYFIMTRFPTGVVGFILAAMISAAICSLSADLNSLAAVGLEDFYKKLRPTRTDREYLTVSKTIVVVSGLIAIGIGAIYLQAGNEGVLGIVFTLYAIFSGGIVGIFLLGIFSARANKQGVNMAIVVCILFTAYAFLTSTQIGYGDGKKLLLDLGVYNFTHHKLMLGVYSHLIVIGVGYVASLFFPKPELDANLLYSGWRKQSKAKLAEGTSKRTAYGNAGKITAVLLLISSIATVAQTSDDLFRKPLKDVVHQAESRELVRIRYPEELVKDKYG
- the pdxA gene encoding 4-hydroxythreonine-4-phosphate dehydrogenase PdxA; protein product: MNTTNKPIIGITMGDPASIGPEIAVKALLNPAVYELCNPILVGDADVFRDITERLALNALINPVQAVDEAKFELGTVDVYDLANVDLAQLTFGEISAMAGEAAFASVKTVIELALADKIDATVTGPINKKSINEAGHHFAGHTEIYAHYTNTKKYGMLLVEDQMKVIHVSTHVSLRQACDLVKKDRILEVIELLHNGLISLGETNLKIGVAGLNPHAGDSGLFGTEDDEEILPAVLEAKRRGFDVEGPVPADTLFSKAATGYYGGVVAMYHDQGHIPFKLTGFKWNAEKKQMDSVKGVNITMGLPIIRTSVDHGTAFEIAGKGVASPDAMVLAIESAVRLSKERKSERAKERQLV